The genomic stretch TTATTAATTGGAATAAGTAGTGCATTTCAGGAATTGCCCAACCCTCTTTGGAAATCACCATTTAGATCATAAGCATGTGGTTTGGTTGCAATCTAATTGTGTCATGCAAGACAGATGAAAATCCACTGTTGCCAACTTTATCAATTAAAGGtctatttttattatgatttaggTGGGAAACATTACCTACCGGGTAGCTATGTCAGTTAGAAGAAAGACCAGGGGAACGTCATTTGGACGTAATTTTGTTTATCAAAGTTGATCTATTTTTTTCAGCAGTGCAGCCAGATTCACCTATTAAGCAGTCAATCTGATTAGATGTGAGTCCCGACTTAATTTTGGCTTTGATAAGAAAATATGTGGACAATGCAAGGTCACTGGGGCCTCCAACTTTGTTTACTATTTATCTGCACTTCAGGAGACGAGAATTTATAACCTTTTagaaaggagctgtatttaatatagcagcaaacaactatttgctatgtaaaaaaaaaataaaaaaaatgtctaccTGAATAAAGAATTAagtccctctccatctctgtgtgtgttgttatccgagTTCCTCCTAGCTTTCTTGACATATCCGGGCCGGCCACGCATGCTTTAAGTTCAAGTTTGTGCACCTCAGGAAAAccctgttagctctgtcagcactttccCCATAGTTTGCACTTTTAGAGCCGTTAGCACCTTTAGGTGAGCCGGCTCGCCCgtcgacatgttgagagccttTGAGAGGCAaatcgaaatgctcccaatctggGATCTTGCAACTTGAAACCCACACATAGTGTTGGGTGGATACTCTCCTTCTGTTTCTATCTTTCAAACCTTTTCGGTGGCTAACATTAAAGTCATCTCACATTTTTGGACTTTGGATCAGGCTTTTATACTGAACTACACCGACACAGACAGGCCCATCAACACTTAAAGAAGATAACCAAacgtgtctttttcttttcaatctcTCTGATACATTATTTAAGTATTCTGCGAACTACTACATGACAAAACATTTGCTTGTTGCCCAAACAGAACCAGTAGGGAATTCGTTAATTTGCAAACAGATTTCAGTTGTTGCCACTtcgaggaaaaaaaagacacctcGACACCTCAGAAACTGCGTGATGGCAGACCAACTGATTTTTCCAGAACATTTAGATACAATTAGAATCACcttcttatataaaaaaaaatacaagtcaCATTTCTGATAAACTACTCTAATTTCATTTCCAATAACAGCAACCAACATGCCtgaacacaacagcagcagcagcagcagcagctctgcgTTACATAGTGGATACAAGAATGTATGAGAATATGATGTATGACTGGTGCCCTGTATCGCATACCATCATCAGTGACTCATTACTGTCTCAGGAAaggaaaatcaaacacacacaaacactccccGCATGAGCATACACGCATATAGAGTGCAGATaaaagcacgcacacacacacacacacacagagcaaatgAAGCAGCaccagggagaaaaaaactccaggttttaaaatgttctaagTGTGTTATTGTTGTCCTCAAGTATTTGTGCTCTAAGGAATGAAGAATTTCATAGTTTGTATAACCTGAATATGCTTTCCATGTGCTGAGGCAACATCGACTCTTGTTCATTCAGGGGTGTAACAAGAGATGAGGCAAGTCTCTCACAGTCTTTgtactctctccctctttcacccTTCTCTGTCAGTATCCGCATCAGTTATATTTGAAACTGTGTtgtcgttctctctctctctctctctctctctctccttgacACTCCCCTCTTGCACACAGCCCCGGGCCCCCTTGTGGAATGCTGTATAATGTGAGGCCTATGGAGAGAGGGCATCCCGGGACACAGTTagagagcgcacacacacacacacacacacacacacacacacacacacacacacacacacactctaacacactaacacacacacttaccgaCACACgcaaaaacgcacacacacacggacaaatACAGCTGTTGAGAGCCATCACAACCCTTTGGCAGGCGTCCAAGTCAAAGACGGGTGGCGTTGGAAGGCCTCCGTTtagtgagaaagagaaaaagaaaaaaaagtccaacaTTTTCCATGTATGTTATGTTAAACACTGAAGATAGAAACTTGGCAGCGAGATCTCCCATTACCACAATCTGATTTCCCCGTATTGGGGGGAGGGATATCATAAACCACCTTGTCAAAGCTACCTTTGTGTTGCCTTAGGTCAGGCAGGCACACATATGGATTCATACTGTTGTAGTTATTCAAAACGTAAGTATAATACAGCTTGTTATCCCCCCCCATGTTATTTCTACAAGGGAGAAGCAGAAGCAGATGGGCACTAAAACGCTCAAAACGCTCTGAAGTGGGACTCAAAACTGTAAAATGGTGAGGAACGCTACACACTTCACACTACGCTACCTAAATGATTCATACGACTCTATAAGCCAAGCTGTCGTTTTAATGTCCAACCTGTGTGACACCTGTCTGGGACCGGGATGCCACATATACTGTAAGTTGTACACACTCATAGTGTGTGGAAAGCACATGACAGAGATTAAGATGTATACGTTAACTAActtggaaataaatatttttttctcatagtCATCTTGAGAATAGACAGATGCACGTCTTGACGGCGGACTAGAGAATGAGAATAAGAGCAgggtgacagacagagagagagagagagagagagaaagagagagagagagagagagagagagtgcatgtGAGAGGGAAGGAAAGTGACAGGAAATGAAGAAAATTTGCCACAAGCTACATGCTGGCTAgccactctctctcacacacactcacactcacactcacacacacacacacacacacacacacacacacacacacacacacacacacacacacacacacacacacacacacacacacactgcaagcATGTATATGCAGGAGAAAGGGGGGGAGAGGTATTGCATGCATAGTCAGATGACTCCTGCAGAGTTCAGGTGGGGTAAACAGGGCCACAGCTGACAGAGCTGACACTCCAGCAGGCAGCAGAAAAGTGTAGaaactgaacttttttttacttccaaaATGTAATCTTAATATTACACTCACTCTGATGCATTtaacaatatacatttaaatgtcttgcCCCATTTTGGTTCACAATCCTCACAGCCCGAATATATTGTATAGTCTGTATCATGCATTCTttgttatataaatattgttgtCTTTTGTGCCTAGGCAATAGTTTAAATTACGAAACcacaatttaaagaaatatcttAACAATTTAATACGTGGAAAAATGCTGAAGGCTGAGAGCTGGAGAAGCCAGCTGCACTGGATCATACTATAGGCTACTCATTACTGTACTTGTGCAATAATGACCAAGACAACACCAGCAACTTctattgggtttttttgtataaataaataggcCCATTCCTTGTCTCAACCATGCAACATTAAGCACTATAATGGATCCTTATGGGCggagattattttttttattttttttaaatgttttggctTCATCTTGCCACTTTCTCTACTCATACAGTTGCAACTGATGACAACACTATTTCCTGTGGTTAAGTGCTCAGAAAGTACTGCCCGACATTATAATTAGACTACTATAAATTGTGGCTGGTTAAAAACTACAAAGTctgatttcattatttacattacagtcatttagcagattaTTCTAGTAGCGCGTGGTACACCGATCATCCTCCGCGTTTAAATCTTTTTTCCGCGAGATCACTTCATTAAAGTTTGGGGAGTGTTACTAAGTTTAGCTGCTAGTTGTTGTAATCTAAATGATCTCCCATGCTTTAATGTCAGCACATTGCCGCGGTGTGCAGCTGCCCCATTGTACCTATAAAAGAAGGAGAAGCGAGGGGAATCATGCatggtacaaaaaaaacaacccagaaAAACCTATGAGTCACACAAATCACGCATTGTAAACATCACGccaagacagaaaaaaaggtggtggtgggggggattatatttatatatttatatatttacccGATAAACGTCGCTATTCCATAAAACTGCGGCTGTCAGCTGGCGCAGATGTGGCACGCGTTCTCCTCTCCGGATAAACCTATAAAGTTTTGCGGGgtgtttgaggaaaaaaaaaaaaaaaaacccactacaACGGCAGGCCCCTGGTTTCCCCCTCGTCCGCtggctcactctctctctctctctctctatatcaCTCCAGTCCTATCTTGGCTgctcgcccccccccccctctctctctctctctctcccccccaccacccccatctctctctatcccactctctctttctctctatcccTTTTTTGCAGGAAGTGAACGCCGCGTTCACATGAACAGTGCATGCAGCCTGACATCATGCAatagttctattttttttttaaagacgcagacatttttttgtctcccccccccccctcctcctccaccttttccAGGTTACTGTAGGTACACACTGTGCAACCCCCCCCCGCTGTAGTCTGCGCGGAGGACGGGCGgactgtctctctgtgctgcagcagCGGTAGGTGTTTCGGTCATATCGTGGTGCCTTCACGGACACACGAACTCGGTGCACTCTGCGGGGCTTAAAGGTGCAGACTTCTGGTCTGTACTGTATGGAAGCCCCGCGGTGAGTTAAAGCACGCTACCAACGCTGGGGGTGTAAATatatcacacacaaaaaaaaccttattgggcacattttttttttttttgccatctcTTGAGTAAGAGAGTCATTGTGCTCCCTAGATAAATTGTACATGTGTGTTACCTCACGTGTCCCAATGTGATGACAGCTCAGGCCGCACGATGCGCATGTGTGCTGTTCTGCTAAATTATAAGCGCCAACTGCTGGCGGTTTGACCTCAAGTCAACTTTTCTTTACTGCAGGCATGCGATATCACGCAATACCACAGCTCACTGAATAAATCACTGCTACAGGGTTTACTGTACTCCATGGTGGCACTAGTATTCTTCCTTAACAGCTCTATGACCACCATGGTTTCTACATAGGGTGCcacattgtgtgttttgaatgtttacatgaccttatatattttaatgtattgtgTATACTTAAACATATGACTCCTGACATCCTACATATCCGTGGCAGGTGGTCACccacattacatttacatacgTCATACTCAGAGTCACGCCTATATCAAGTGGTGGAAGTAGTATTTAGTTTCATATCAAGTAGGCAAATTTGTGAAGAATTGTCCGTAAAGATTTATATCatatacttcctgtaagtcgctttggataaaagcgtctgctaaatgactgtactgtaatgtaatgtattatcaATTATCAAGTTTTTGGGttcaccttttaaaaaatatatatttttataactaacatccaaaccaaaaaaaaggaaaaaataaacttgtatttacatgtattttcaCCAGTATTGTAAGTCAGTGTTCCATCACTTTTTTGGCCTGCGACCCTTTGAAGCCAAATTGCAACCACTCGACACACTGAACATATTTAGACATGCCATAGTTGCGTGTTTAGGAACAAAGTTAGTTGCTAACTACTTAATCATCTTGTGATCCCTCAAAATGTATCATGTGACTCCCTGAAGGGGTCACGACCTTCAGCTTAGAAACCACTGCGTAAGTGATCCACGTTTAACTACAGCAATCTATCGTGATTTATTATCTCATCTGTTTTTGCAAATCGAATCTTTTCTGAAAAGAAGCATTCGGAAACAGACATCAGATAAatgttgagataaaaatattaacaattatGCATTCTGATAAAATGGATTTACTTCCTGATATATAGCCTAACCAGTTTATTAAATCTATTTTGTAACTTACCACCGGTGGCTATTCCTGTGTAAATTTATCTATTTAGGTCATATCCCAATTTGTTGCGATTCATGCTGGCTCTGGattatctttatttctattatagaatattatattatatcggTAACATCTGCATCTCACAAAGTCTCCTTGAAATTTCAGATAAAGTAGCGTGTATCTCTCTGTACCATGATGAGTCCTATGATATTCCTAAATGGGTTTACAATGTGCTGATGGCATTTAATAGAATTCACAATGCGCTTATTGTACGTCTTGGTATTTAAACAGTGTATGGTTGCACTGTTATATTCCTACATGGACTATCATGTGTCTGTGGTGCTTAGTAGCAGGTTTATAATGATCTCGTTATATGTAGGTCGGTGCCATAACTACAATTTCATTAATCTGAACCAAGAAATGATACTTTTCACCATGACTTGTCTTCAAGCTTAACTTGAAATACTGTTACTGTGGCCTAATAAAACGGCAGCTGATTGTGTACACTCCCTTTGTTAACAGCGGTCTAGAACAGTGGATCAAACCTCGGATGAATGAAGTTGACATGGTGTGACATGCTTCATGAACTTTCAAAAGATACTCAAAGCACAGAGGAGGCGTCGACGTCAATCAATGAtcgtgacaaaaaaaaaaatgaaaccgaCCAGTCATTCAGACATAAGCAATCAACTTCAGCTTTTttcagacaaaaagaagaaatgaaaatgaataggCCACGACTTAATCATCACGCCTACCTTCTGCACCATGTTGACATCACAAGACAACTCATGTTCTCTAGTTCTCTGTTGTAACGGGGCTGTCAGGCCGGCCCAGCTCAGAGCATGAGGCATATTATGTGTTGAGCCTCGGAAACAAATGCCTATTGTTTCCTCCCTGATTATCTAATTACAGCCTGAGGCCATACCAGCCTCAAGCATGTCACAGTCAGGCCACCAGCCTCCGTGTCTAAAGCTCCTATTTAAAGATAGTTTCCACTTTTGCTCGGTTTCACATACTAGCCGATTTAACCTAAACTGATGCTtgtaaataacaagaaaattaTCCTCACTAATTATGCCATGTTaagtttaaaatgctttttttttttttttgattgccTCACTCCTCCTTTAAGATCCTGTAAGCAAACCCAATGCCATGTGAAAATGAGGCTATATAAGGTGATTGGGACACAGCCATTGCCATTGTTATGCTTGGCAGACACGGAGGGGTCTAGAGCTGTGGCTGGTGTTTGCGTGCCGGAGGAAGCTAAACAGAGAAGTCTGTCAGAGCAGCTCTGAAACAACGTGAAACAGAGCGACTGATGGAACATTTGACCCAAAGACGTTCTCAATTCAATTTGAACTGTCACACACTCTTGTGACACAGCTCGAGGCATGCCATCAGGGGTGCTAACcaacacagtaaacacattcacttggccatgcatttttcaaaagcaccaaacatttcatcaacagaaaatacatttaataacttttataaaaaaaaaaaaaaaaaaaaagttgagtgTAAGTCACTTATTACTCCTATTCTGCTCCACCATTTCCACATTACACACACCGTTGACAGCTTCACTTTATCTGCCATAAGTTACCGAGTCTCTGTGGTACAGGTATGTTTACAAGATATTGAATTTGTTTACAAGAAATAACCGCAAATTGTAAATCGTGGTACACATTTGCATTAGGAGCCCAGCCCGTGTCATTTTGGCACGAACAACATGTTTTGCATCAGAGAGCCATGATGCACATCATTCATATGATCAGTCCCTTTGCCatgcaacattaacattttccatttttgtaaAGAAATTAGTTTCTAATCAGATATTCAAAATTTGTGAAAACGGTGTACAGATGgcacggaaaaaaaaaaaagttgaaattgAAGCGATCTTGACCCCATTGGTCTCTTGAGAGTCTTAGACGATGAATGATGACGGACTCTGCTCAGACTGACTACATGCATCAGTTTTGATATTCATCAGCCAGGTGGTTCTCTCCGATTTTTGATATACAGGACAAACCATTTCAAAAGGACTATAAACACAGTTGTTACAGATATTATTTATGGATTCTATAATATCtgaaactaaaccaaaaaagATTTTGAGCTGACGTCATAGGGGTCTTTTTGACTAGAGCTGAAAGTGATGCGGAGCAGTCAGATATAACGCAGTCAGATATAACCCGTAACATAACGCCACAAAACGCAGAACTTTCAGTGTGTAGCATCGTCGCTCACACTGTAGCTACATGTCCACGAACACCATGAAGCACCAGCCAAGCCCCCCCACCAGAAACATGGTGATCTGCATGCTGTAGATGATCAGGTCATTGAGCACCCCAAAGTCCAGGCGCCGGTGCCCTAACAAAAGCAGAATGACGGACAGCTTGTACTGCAGCCGAAGGAGCACTCGCACGCTGACATACTGCAGGAATAAGAGAGCGGAGAGCGCCACCCACAGCAGAGAGGTCAGCAGGCTGCAGCCAAAGTAGAGGAGGAAACGGAGGAAGCTGTACATGCAGCGGGAGCGCAGGTAGAGGTCAAAGTTATTGTACTTGGTGCGCACGAGCTTGGAAGCATGCGTCGACCCACAGGCCGAGTGCATGCAGGTGGTGTGGGGCCCATGGAAGCTGCGCACCCGCCGTGGGATGGGGATCAAAGGCATGGGTGGGCTACTGGAGCCCAGCAGAGAGCACAGGAGTCCCAGCGATGGGTGGAGTGATCTGTGGGTGCTTCTGGAGACGAGGTTGGCTTCATTTGGTTGTGGAGCAAAGAGTGGCCCTTACAGGAGCCCAGGATGGAGATGTAGCTGCTGCTGTGAACCCCCCAGTCTGCAACGTTTTCTCCTTTGAATGCAACAAATTATGGACATTGTTACTTAAtgctttttcatacattttcagaatgcACATGCACAGTACATTGTTGCAAACCTAATACAAGCAATGCAGGCCTGCACGTTGCACACAATGGGTATAGATACATTTGAACAGATAGGTTCCATGAAATGTGTATTCATGGTTAAATCATAGGTAGCACACACTATATCCTGTCCAAAAAAATCCATATTGTGGTGTAGTATTAAGTGACCGTGCAGAACCAATGGTAACCTTACAGTCAACACTACGacgtcttcctcctctccataaAACCCGGTGTTTGGGTCTCAGACGACGGGAGCATTGTTCACATTTTAGACAGCTGGCTGTGACATAAAAACGCggggtttggttttttttttttcttttccacgaTGCACTGTTTGAAGGCCAGCGGAGATGAGGCGACGACGGCGAGCCGGTGCGCGTACGTCGTGTCGCAAAAGATACGAGTCATCCTGATGTGACGACAGCTGCCGATTTAAAGGGGAAGTGCTCctgaaaaagacacacagacatcatGTTCAGCAAACACCACGCTGGGATGATGTTTGGTTTATGTGTAATTTTGCTATTGGGAAGATGATTTAATTGAGCTTTTATAGGTTCAAATCTACATTGGTATAATTAGTATTTTTTGCCTTCTTCCCTAATATAAAGGGAAGAGGTACATTTCACCACCATGTGGCTTTTGGAACTTTTTTTCTACCACagcaataattacattaaaatataatttatatgtCCCACCAATATGTCACAATATTTGTGGGTATGATCCTTGCAGTATGAGATACACAACATTGACTACAGATACAAAAGATTGAGAGACTAAAACACCACAAATtcatatagaaatatatttttttctgattaacaatttactttactttatttgggtaatttttatttctgccatcacatacagtaccagtcaaacgtttggacacaccttctcattcaatggtttttctttatttttttcaaaaagaaattctacattgtagacAGAAACTTCTATGTCCATAGAAATGTCAAAGGATCAGTTGCTGTTTGGTTACACTTTGTTTGTTAAAGCACACAAgtgttattaatattgaagacatccaaactatgaaggaacacaaacaaatgctcaacaaaccagaatatgttttatattttagattcttcaaagtaagGCATCAGAACGATCTCCATGTGAGTTCACATTTATGTTGGCCAAGTGAGATTCAAACATAAGCgtttaaaatgtgcaaatacaGATTTATTTCAACTTTTGAGGACAAATCAAATCTTAAACAACAGAAACTTCTATGTCCATAGAAATGTCGAAGGATCAGTTGCTGTTTGGTTACACTTTGTTTGTTAAAGCACACAAGtgtgattaatattgaagacatccaaactatgaaggaacacatatggaattatgtggtaaacaaacaaatgctcaacaaaccagaatatgttttatattttagattcttcaaagtagttgaatgagaaggtgtgtccaaacttttgactggttctgtatctACCTACAATATTTATGTCAGACGACTGGGTAACTTTCCACTTTTATTTTCCTAAAAAGTCTTGCAAAGGTCACGTGTGCCTCCGTAGTCATGTGTCGGTAAATCTCACACAAGGTTGCACAGTGAGTCTACACGCACGTGTGTGGAGCATCTCACTCTGTATATCAAGTAACCTTCATGGTGCAGCTTTATGGGTTGGCCAAATGATTACATGCCAGCTATCTTTCAGCAAGCCAGATGGCAGCAGGTGATGATAAATCATAATACagcctttacaaaaaaaagtgaaaaaagagtTTATTGCAGTTGTTAATAGTGTGCTGAATCACTTTGCTAGGAATTAAAAGCTGTATTGTacaaactgagaaaaacaaactttataatatttaatcaaaCTGTCATAAAAGTGTCACTGAGGCTGAATATATTAATCTGTGTACTTTGCTTTCAcattatgataatatatatcaaataaaaaaaattctggcaGCCAAAGTCTAAAGTCAGCTTGGACCATACAAATTAAAATTGCTGTATATAAAATGGAGGGCATTTTGTCCACAAAAGAGCGCTCACTCAGCACCACTTATCTAAACATTTTAATTCTAAATACCCATTAAATGCAAAGTATATGATGTCAACTACCACCTCAGTCAACATCAAAGCTATGATAAAAAGTGGTAAGTGGCTGCAGCCTAAAAAACCCACCTAGCACCAGCTATACTGTGGTGTGTTGCATGATTTATCTGCACAAATGGCTTATTTTTCTAAGTATTCTCCATGACGGCTTTCTgataaagatttgttttaagcTTGGGGTCATATGTTGAATTCACTGGAAGAGCTGCTTACAGTACTCTCTTTCATTTGCTCATGTAATCACATAGCCTACTTATGAATTTTTTGGCTTATCAATACCATCACTGTGACAAACAACCTTAAACCGTGGCACTGGAAAATACAAGcttcttcattttcaaaatgaatagaCGGTCACATCAGCGTATTTGTCACAGGAACCTTGAACATTAATTATGGCCTCAGCcgtatcttgtttttttagggtacaagctgaaaataaataatgtgttatCTCATCAAAGCTTATTCATTGACTGGTTGACTGATCACTATTTAATCACAGTTCACCTGTGGCCACACTGTGCCTGTGATTGCCTgtggttttactttttaaatagttattttgaGACAGCagttttaaaaactaaattggAAACTGAAAACTTTTAAACGCAATATCTCAGATACAGATACTATTGAATGTAGTAATCTTAAACTCACAAAATACTTCCTTACACTGTAAATCACTGAGTTATCACACCCGTTTGGCAGTAACCTGGTTCGGACACTTCTTTCTATCTTTGCTCTGAATTGGATTTTTGGGAGAAGTGCAGGTTGTTGAGCTTCTTGTCCCAGCTGAATCAAGAaatgtctcttcctctcttcctccatcactccCTAGAGAAGTGTTCCTATAATGGGTTGCACTATTTTCTGGGTAGAAGATTAATGGTGGtcttccagaaaaaaaaataccttgaGGGTTATCCTTGAGGGTTATCCTCCACTACCTTGTCAGGTAGTAAAGAAGTATTCCTTCTCATGGATAAATAATGTTGGCCCAGTATAAAAAGGACACCGGATGATAAAGGGCAAGGCATCAGAACGATCTCCATGTGAGTTCACATTTATGTTGGCCAAGTGAGATTCAAACATAAGCgtttaaaatgtgcaaatacagatttatttcaacatttgaGGACAAATCAAATCTTAAACAACAGAAACTTCTATGTCCATAGAAATGTCGAAAGACATTGTATATGATCTGTGAACTTTTGTCAAAAACTGACAAGACACCACCTACAGCTGTCCAACACagatcagctgtttctttttaatgagTCTAAATCACATGAGTTGACCTATTTACAAGGCTCACTGATCAAACAGAACAAAGCAATGTTTGATTAGTTGTGATGCCAAATTCCAAATTGGTGTTTCACAATGGGAGATCAGACATAATTTGGTCACAGGAACACAGGCGTACAATAGCAGAAGTTTTCTCTGTAAATAAGAATTATACCGTACATAAAATTTAAggagaaacattatttttgcttttttcaccTGTTTGTATTGTCTTAAATGTTCTAGTTTAATAATATTCTTTCATGAGAAACGGTTGGATGAAACTTCCCTTGATGGATGTTGGCCTGGAGATGAGCACACTAGAGAAAACGTTTTGATTCTTCACCAGTGGAGGGAGCTGTTTGTTCAGGTTTCACTGCATGTCACAGTGCTTTCCAACCCTGCTCTGATGAGTAGCAGCACAATTAAGTGCATGGAAAGAAGCTATCTCTCTTCTGTCTTATATAGGCGTTTTTTGAACAAAATCCAGATCTGCTGTCTTTGCTGAATGGACACATGCAGCACCATTAAAGCTGCAAATGCTTCTAAATAGAGCCAAGTTTAGATGTTGCCTTTCCCCCACATCTGGTTAATAACTCCATCCAAGCTGAGGAAGCTCTGTCTCTTACCATTATGAAGAAAAACGACGTCATAAAGTTGATGCGAGCAATTTGGGCATCCAACTGCCCTTGTAAAGGATGTATACTGGCTGTAATTATACATTATGGCAATATTATTGACTCATATTTCTCTCCTCCAAAACATGAAGACATTTGGAACGTTGCCTCATCTTCCCAAAGGTGGAGGTTTGGTCAGGGAAAGCAGATTCTGTGCAGGTTTAAGTGTCTTTCCGAGTTCGAAAGCAGCTGAAGAATGGTGCCTTTAAAGATGTCATTGCCAAGGCTACTTCTTCTCGCACTGACAAACTGCAGAAGGCCAAACCTGCTCTGTACTGGTAGCCTTGTGGAGTGGCAATTGCTATCCGTCCTCCACCCACTCAAACTTTTCCAATACATTGCCATCATGAACCAAAGAGTGTCTGGAGTAAGCAAGATTAAAGGGGCAACATGTCAAAATCCTCTTTGACTCCTCCAAATACACTTGGGCTcaatcaattaattcattaactAAGTAGAGGTCACAGCCAATAGTTGAGCTAAGACAAATTGAATCAATTAGTCGGGCTAATAAGATGAGGGAGACTTTAATTAGTGAAA from Anoplopoma fimbria isolate UVic2021 breed Golden Eagle Sablefish chromosome 14, Afim_UVic_2022, whole genome shotgun sequence encodes the following:
- the LOC129102693 gene encoding transmembrane protein 250, with product MPLIPIPRRVRSFHGPHTTCMHSACGSTHASKLVRTKYNNFDLYLRSRCMYSFLRFLLYFGCSLLTSLLWVALSALLFLQYVSVRVLLRLQYKLSVILLLLGHRRLDFGVLNDLIIYSMQITMFLVGGLGWCFMVFVDM